In Rhinolophus sinicus isolate RSC01 chromosome X, ASM3656204v1, whole genome shotgun sequence, a single genomic region encodes these proteins:
- the DYNLT3 gene encoding dynein light chain Tctex-type 3, which translates to MEEYHRHCDEVRFNAEEAHNIVKECIDGVLGGEDYDQDNINQWTASIVEQSLAHLVKLGKAYKYIVTCAVVQRSAYGFHTASSCFWDVTSDGTCTVRWENRTMNCIVNVFAIAIVL; encoded by the exons ATGGAGGAGTACCATCGCCACTGCGACGAG GTTCGCTTCAATGCGGAAGAAGCCCACAATATTGTTAAAGAG TGTATAGATGGGGTTTTGGGTGGTGAAGATTATGATCAGGACAACATCAACCAGTGGACCGCAAGCATAGTGGAACAATCTTTAGCACATTTGGTTAAGCTGGGAAAAGCTTATAAATACATTG tgaccTGTGCCGTGGTCCAGAGAAGTGCATATGGCTTTCACACAGCCAGCTCATGCTTTTGGGATGTCACATCTGATG gaACCTGTACCGTAAGATGGGAGAACCGAACCATGAACTGTATCGTCAATGTTTTTGCCATTGCTATTGTCCTGTGA